The following proteins come from a genomic window of Coregonus clupeaformis isolate EN_2021a chromosome 2, ASM2061545v1, whole genome shotgun sequence:
- the LOC121536755 gene encoding cysteine-rich and transmembrane domain-containing protein 1, whose amino-acid sequence MNFEQPPPYKGPGPTAPGYPPQGYPEQGYPPQGYPVNMEQPGGYPPQNPAYPNYPAGPGGPLGPYPGQGQAGPYQGGYPGQPQFGWQGGPPPGPMYGEAPKNTVYVVEERRRDDSGDTCLTACWTALCCCCLWDMLT is encoded by the exons ATGAATTTTGAGCAGCCTCCTCCATACAAGGGCCCAGGCCCCACGGCCCCCGGTTACCCTCCCCAGGGCTACCCCGAGCAGGGATACCCTCCCCAGGGCTACCCCGTCAACATGGAGCAGCCTGGTGGATACCCTCCTCAAAACCCAGCCTACCCCAACTACCCTGCTGGCCCCGGGGGCCCTCTTGGACCTTACCCCGGCCAGGGACAAGCAGGCCCCTACCAGGGGGGTTACCCAGGACAGCCCCAGTTTGGATGGCAGGGAGGACCACCCCCAGGACCCATGTATGGAGAGGCACCCAAAAAcacag tgtacgtggtggaggagaggaggagagatgattCAGGAGACACGTGTCTGACTGCCTGTTGGACggctctctgctgctgctgcttgtgGGACATGCTCacataa